The genomic stretch GCAGTCTCGGTTCGGAGCCTATTTCGCCCAAGGGAAATTGGGGTATATCCTTTTTCTTTGGATAGATCAATTTCTTCCTTGGAAAAATCTCCTTCGGGACCAATAAGTAGGGTAACATCATTATCGGCGATAACCCTTCGCTTTAATTCCATCTTCTCGCCATTTTGGCAATGGGCGATAAATTTAAACCCTACGGAAACGTTCGTTTCCAAAAACTCTTTGTAGGGGACGGCTGGATTTATTTTTGGTAAAATAGTCTGTAAAGATTGCTTCATGGCCGACTGGAGCACCCGTTCCATTCGCTCCAGTTTGATGGTCTTTCTCTCGGAATGGTCACAAATAATAGGGGTGATTTCATCCACGCCTATTTCTGTGGCCTTTTCCAAAAACCATTCGTAACGGTCGTTCATTTTGGTGGGGGCCACCGCCATATGCAATTTGTATCTTTTTGGAATGGTCCTACTTTCCGAAACAATGCGCACTTTGCATCTTTTTTGGTCGGCCTCCAAAATCTCTGCTTCGAACAGGTAGCCCTTGCCATTTGTAATTTGGACGGTATCCCCTTCGGATTTTCGCAAAACCCTGACAATGTGTTTGCTTTCGTCGGGTGGAAAAACAAATTGCTTGGCACTATTGTCCAATTTGGCGTTGTAAAAAAGCTGCATAGCTAAGGTTTAAATTAGTTAGCTGCCTATGGCATATCTTGCTTTGGCGGCAATATTTTGTTGGGTGAACTCCCCTTTGTTGAACTTGAGGTATCCCACGATACCGATCATGGCGGCATTGTCCGTGCAATACTCAAATTTAGGAATAAAGGTTTGCCATCCCAAGTTTTCCTCGGCATCTCTTAATCTACCGCGTATACCTGAATTGGCAGCCACTCCGCCACCGATCGCAATTCGGGTTATCCCGGTCTGGTCAACGGCCATTTGGAGCTTTTCCATCAATATTTCCAAAATGGTGTATTGTACCGAGGCGCAGATATCGTTGATGTTCTCAGCCACAAAATCAGAATTTTTTTGGGACTCGCGCTGTAAAAAGTAAAGAATGCTCGTCTTTAGTCCGCTAAAACTAAAATTTAGCCCATCGACCTTTGGCTTTGGGAATGAAAAAGCAGTTGCGTCTCCCAGTTTGGCATATTTGTCGATAAGCGGTCCCCCGGGATAGGGCAGTCCCATTAATTTGGCACTTTTATCAAAAGCCTCCCCAACGGCATCGTCCAAGGTTTCGCCCAGGACTTCCATGTTAAAATGATCGGTCACCTTTACGATTTGTGTATGTCCACCGCTGATGGTCATGGCCAAAAACGGGAATTCCGGGGTTGTTTGGGCATCGTCCTCGATAAAATGTGCGAGTATATGCGCTTCCATGTGGTTCACTTCGATCAGGGGAATGTCCAGCCCAAGTGCCAACGACTTGGCAAAGGATGTGCCCACCAATAGGGAGCCCATGAGTCCCGGTCCTCTGGTAAAGGCTATGGCAGATAGTTGTTTTTTATCGATATTTGCCTTGGCCAAGGCTTGGTGTACCACGGGAACTATATTTTGTTGATGTGCCCTTGAGGCCAATTCTGGAACAACGCCTCCATATTGCTTGTGGATTTCTTGTGTAGCTACCACATTGCTCAGTACTTTTGTATTACAAAGTACGGCGGCAGAGGTATCATCGCAGGATGATTCTATTGCTAGGATGTATTTTTTTTGATTTTCCACTGGTTTTGGAACAAAAATTGGTCAACAAAGGTAAAACATAAAAG from Flagellimonas oceani encodes the following:
- a CDS encoding 16S rRNA (uracil(1498)-N(3))-methyltransferase translates to MQLFYNAKLDNSAKQFVFPPDESKHIVRVLRKSEGDTVQITNGKGYLFEAEILEADQKRCKVRIVSESRTIPKRYKLHMAVAPTKMNDRYEWFLEKATEIGVDEITPIICDHSERKTIKLERMERVLQSAMKQSLQTILPKINPAVPYKEFLETNVSVGFKFIAHCQNGEKMELKRRVIADNDVTLLIGPEGDFSKEEIDLSKEKGYTPISLGRNRLRTETAAIVACTTVAIINN
- the tsaD gene encoding tRNA (adenosine(37)-N6)-threonylcarbamoyltransferase complex transferase subunit TsaD, with protein sequence MENQKKYILAIESSCDDTSAAVLCNTKVLSNVVATQEIHKQYGGVVPELASRAHQQNIVPVVHQALAKANIDKKQLSAIAFTRGPGLMGSLLVGTSFAKSLALGLDIPLIEVNHMEAHILAHFIEDDAQTTPEFPFLAMTISGGHTQIVKVTDHFNMEVLGETLDDAVGEAFDKSAKLMGLPYPGGPLIDKYAKLGDATAFSFPKPKVDGLNFSFSGLKTSILYFLQRESQKNSDFVAENINDICASVQYTILEILMEKLQMAVDQTGITRIAIGGGVAANSGIRGRLRDAEENLGWQTFIPKFEYCTDNAAMIGIVGYLKFNKGEFTQQNIAAKARYAIGS